In the Lepus europaeus isolate LE1 chromosome 18, mLepTim1.pri, whole genome shotgun sequence genome, one interval contains:
- the LOC133746876 gene encoding basic proline-rich protein-like, whose protein sequence is MLGICPSPAQPSPAPASTAAILAGAAEAPSSGDNGSRRRPRLPTPRHPGSGSFLRPRCPGRPGRGPPAFPGRIRPPGAHKSPPPTPALRSPHSSGLPGARGVTPQLQRGERGHRGEPSHNKGIPRRPPTLPPAARRQRAPATFPAAAARGRPHAPRALPPRRPRRPALPGAPSPPSPKAPAPVRPALGEPLSHARGARPGLAHHPAALPGRRPHTPGSHTGTLAWAADSHTPRTPGNTPQGSPCRTRGP, encoded by the exons ATGC TCGGGATctgccccagcccggcccagcccagcccagcccctgccagcacCGCAGCGATCCTGGCGGGAGCCGCAGAGGCCCCGAGCAGCGGAGATAACGGTAGCCGGCGGAGGCCGCGCCTGCCCACCCCTCGCCACCCCGGGTCGGGCTCCTTCCTCCGGCCCCGGTGCCCAGGCAGGCCCGGCCGGGGGCCTcccgccttcccgggccgcatCCGCCCGCCAGGGGCCCACAAAAGCCCCCCGCCAACGCCGGCACTCCGCAGCCCCCATTCCAGTGGGCTCCCAGGGGCTCGGGGCGTGACCCCCCAGCTGCAGCGCGGCGAGCGGGGGCACCGCGGCGAGCCCTCACACAATAAAGGGATCCCGAGGCGGCCGCCGACCCTCCCCCCGGCCGCCCGGCGGCAGCGCGCCCCCGCCACATTTCCCGCCGCGGCGGCCCGCGGACGCCCCCACGCCCCTCGGGCCCTGCCGCCCCGGCGCCCGCGAAGGCCCGCCCTCCCCGGAGCCCCCAGCCCGCCGTCCCCCAAAGCTCCGGCGCCCGTCCGCCCAGCCCTCGGCGAGCCCCTCTCCCACGCCCGGGGGGCCAGGCCCGGCCTAGCCCACCACCCAGCCGCCCTCCCCGGCCGGCGCCCCCACACACCGGGGTCCCACACCGGGACGCTCGCCTGGGCTGCGGACTCCCACACGCCGAGGACCCCCGGAAATACCCCCCAGGGGTCGCCCTGCCGCACTCGCGGGCCCTGA